A DNA window from Pogona vitticeps strain Pit_001003342236 chromosome 2, PviZW2.1, whole genome shotgun sequence contains the following coding sequences:
- the LOC110081149 gene encoding ER membrane protein complex subunit 3 isoform X1: MAAAAPELRLDGSIRFWVLLPVAWIALAVGILRLRVAGLLRGERELGWREQRQDTQILARSRLLRENGRFLTQQGFLMRKHYFNNPESGFFRKTKRKIQPRNPLTDPTMVTEMMKGNIINVLPMILVGGWINWAFSGFVATKVPFPLTLRFKPMLQRGINLPSLDASWVSSASWYFLNVFGLRRMYIIILGEETAAEQGQYPWQDQFLGPSVPAPPDPNKAFKAEWEALELASHHWALQDVEQELMSQDLELEGMFGPD, from the exons ATGGCGGCCGCGGCGCCGGAGTTGCGCCTGGACGGCTCGATCCGCTTCTGGGTTCTGCTGCCGGTGGCCTGGATCGCGCTGGCTGTCGGGATTCTGCGGCTGCGCGTGGCGGGGCTGCTGCGCGGCGAGCGCGAGCTCGGCTGGCGCGAGCAACGGCAGGACAC GCAGATTCTGGCTCGCAGCCGCCTCCTGAGGGAAAATGGACGCTTCCTAACTCAACAG ggctttctcaTGCGCAAACATTACTTCAATAACCCTGAAAGCGGCTTTTTCCGCAAAACCAAACGTAAGATTCAGCCTCGAAACCCACTGACAG ACCCTACCATGGTCACAGAGATGATGAAAGGCAATATCATCAATGTGCTGCCCATGATCCTTGTTGGAGGCTGGATCAACTGGGCTTTCTCTGGCTTTGTGGCTA CCAAGGTTCCCTTCCCCCTGACCCTGCGGTTCAAGCCCATGCTGCAGCGTGGAATTAATCTGCCTTCCCTGGATGCCTCTTG ggtgAGTTCAGCCTCCTGGTATTTCCTCAACGTCTTTGGCCTGCGCCGAATGTACATCATCATCCTGGGGGAAGAGACTG CTGCAGAGCAGGGTCAATACCCTTGGCAAGACCAGTTCCTGGGCCCATCCGTGCCTGCTCCCCCTGATCCCAACAAGGCCTTCAAG GCTGAATGGGAAGCATTAGAGCTGGCCTCTCACCACTGGGCTCTTCAAGATGTTGAACAAGAACTGATGTCACAGGACCTTGAGCTGGAAGGGATGTTTGGGCCAGACTGA
- the LOC110081149 gene encoding ER membrane protein complex subunit 3 isoform X2: MNNPQMTKKSAYRRKGRQILARSRLLRENGRFLTQQGFLMRKHYFNNPESGFFRKTKRKIQPRNPLTDPTMVTEMMKGNIINVLPMILVGGWINWAFSGFVATKVPFPLTLRFKPMLQRGINLPSLDASWVSSASWYFLNVFGLRRMYIIILGEETAAEQGQYPWQDQFLGPSVPAPPDPNKAFKAEWEALELASHHWALQDVEQELMSQDLELEGMFGPD, translated from the exons atgaataatcccCAAATGACGAAGAAGTCTGCCTACAGAAGAAAGGGGAG GCAGATTCTGGCTCGCAGCCGCCTCCTGAGGGAAAATGGACGCTTCCTAACTCAACAG ggctttctcaTGCGCAAACATTACTTCAATAACCCTGAAAGCGGCTTTTTCCGCAAAACCAAACGTAAGATTCAGCCTCGAAACCCACTGACAG ACCCTACCATGGTCACAGAGATGATGAAAGGCAATATCATCAATGTGCTGCCCATGATCCTTGTTGGAGGCTGGATCAACTGGGCTTTCTCTGGCTTTGTGGCTA CCAAGGTTCCCTTCCCCCTGACCCTGCGGTTCAAGCCCATGCTGCAGCGTGGAATTAATCTGCCTTCCCTGGATGCCTCTTG ggtgAGTTCAGCCTCCTGGTATTTCCTCAACGTCTTTGGCCTGCGCCGAATGTACATCATCATCCTGGGGGAAGAGACTG CTGCAGAGCAGGGTCAATACCCTTGGCAAGACCAGTTCCTGGGCCCATCCGTGCCTGCTCCCCCTGATCCCAACAAGGCCTTCAAG GCTGAATGGGAAGCATTAGAGCTGGCCTCTCACCACTGGGCTCTTCAAGATGTTGAACAAGAACTGATGTCACAGGACCTTGAGCTGGAAGGGATGTTTGGGCCAGACTGA
- the UXT gene encoding protein UXT has protein sequence MLPEQQVQEKVLQYEAFISDVLQRDLQKVLEQRDEVYEKIAQYLQLKNVIERLQEVGNKELKTQVDLGCNFYVNAEVPDTSTIFVALGYGFFVELTLSEALTFIEKKSKLLTELSETLTKDSAKIKANIRMVLEGLRELQGLKDLPEETRRDIFL, from the exons ATGCTGCCTGAACAGCAAGTGCAAGAAAAGGTGCTTCAGTATGAGGCTTTTATCAGTGATGTTCTGCAGAGAGATCTCCA GAAGGTGTTGGAGCAGAGGGATGAGGTCTATGAAAAAATTGCTCAGTACCTTCAACTCAAGAATGTTATTGAGCGATTACAG GAGGTAGGAAACAAGGAGCTGAAGACACAAGTAGACCTAGGCTGCAATTTCTATGTCAACGCAGAAGT GCCAGACACGTCCACTATATTTGTAGCATTGGGGTATGGGTTCTTTGTGGAGTTGACGCTTTCTGAGGCCCTCACGTTCATTGAGAAGAAAAGCAAACTTCTTACAGA GCTCAGCGAAACCCTCACCAAAGATTCTGCCAAGATTAAAGCCAACATCCGGATGGTTTTAGAG GGCTTGCGTGAACTCCAGGGTCTCAAGGATCTGCCTGAGGAGACCAGAAGGGACATCTTTCTTTAG